From a region of the Fibrobacter sp. UWB16 genome:
- a CDS encoding efflux RND transporter periplasmic adaptor subunit gives MNTKLYILPLLILSLVACESDFNSRNDKKIAQKKTPIVKVETIVAKNSNVGSSLRYAGSVAEVATTMVSFSSPGTVKSVRVTEGKKVNKGALVATLDDTSAKSALEIASALKNQAEDARARMEKLHENKTISEIQWMDVESKYRQAIAAEKLAQKALDDCKLYAPATGIVAGKSLEVGQNVVPSAPVFRIVNIATVKAVVAVPEKDVASLNVGDKVEVRVGALGGKAFEGKITNKGISANPLSRSYQIEAELKNKSGELLPGMLLEMTIDSKNSVTGVELPASAVLLDEYNRSFVWVVRGGKTTRKNVETSLGNGSQLLVQGIDDGDSVVVKGMSKVGEGDRVQTANQAVAR, from the coding sequence ATGAATACGAAATTGTACATACTTCCTCTTTTGATATTGTCTCTTGTTGCTTGCGAAAGTGACTTCAATTCTCGCAACGATAAGAAAATCGCTCAGAAAAAAACGCCGATAGTTAAAGTCGAGACTATTGTCGCTAAAAATTCGAATGTCGGCAGCTCGTTGCGTTACGCGGGTTCTGTAGCCGAAGTCGCGACAACGATGGTGAGCTTTTCTTCGCCGGGGACGGTGAAGTCAGTGCGTGTGACCGAAGGCAAAAAGGTGAACAAGGGTGCGCTCGTGGCGACCTTGGATGATACTTCTGCAAAGAGTGCTCTGGAAATCGCTTCTGCTTTAAAAAATCAGGCGGAAGATGCGCGCGCCCGTATGGAAAAGTTGCACGAGAACAAGACCATCTCTGAAATCCAGTGGATGGATGTCGAAAGTAAGTACAGGCAGGCGATTGCCGCAGAAAAGCTTGCGCAAAAGGCGCTGGATGATTGCAAACTTTACGCCCCTGCAACGGGAATTGTGGCGGGCAAATCGCTTGAAGTCGGGCAGAATGTGGTGCCGAGCGCTCCTGTGTTTCGCATCGTGAATATCGCGACGGTTAAGGCGGTCGTTGCCGTTCCTGAAAAAGATGTGGCTTCGCTCAATGTGGGTGATAAGGTTGAAGTTCGCGTCGGTGCGCTTGGTGGTAAAGCTTTTGAAGGGAAGATTACAAATAAGGGGATTTCTGCAAACCCGCTTTCGCGTTCTTACCAAATCGAAGCAGAACTGAAAAATAAGAGCGGCGAACTTTTGCCGGGAATGCTTTTGGAAATGACCATTGATAGCAAAAATTCTGTGACGGGTGTTGAACTCCCTGCATCCGCTGTACTTTTGGATGAATACAATCGCTCTTTTGTTTGGGTTGTCCGTGGTGGAAAAACGACAAGAAAAAATGTTGAAACCTCTCTAGGAAATGGTTCGCAGCTTTTGGTGCAAGGAATTGACGATGGTGATTCCGTTGTGGTAAAGGGTATGTCTAAGGTGGGCGAGGGTGACCGAGTTCAAACGGCAAATCAGGCTGTTGCTCGATAG
- a CDS encoding AraC family transcriptional regulator, whose product MKRKPTNVNNIKKADLSLLDFLKQSNTVPGKIVFFENIEGFDTSGYFYLQGIALFLIEKGHSTIEVNTTTYELEKGCIFVAFPGQIIHVIQTSDDIKPLCIACSIDTMNDLMSQVKDSLQLFQAAKQAPIQQRDGEDFDQIKKSFRHLQEKIKVTKNNPYHYQIIKSLVISIVFECMDFVKQKNYEPQGSNRKKALFNAFLQKVEEEHREHHSVKHYADELFVTPKYLSTVVEEMSGKGAKQWIDEYIALDAKVLLQSSQKDIQEISNELNFIDVGFFGKFFKRMTGMTPKAFREKKE is encoded by the coding sequence ATGAAAAGAAAACCCACAAATGTAAACAACATAAAAAAGGCAGACCTTTCCCTATTAGATTTTTTAAAGCAGTCCAACACTGTTCCAGGGAAAATTGTCTTTTTTGAAAACATTGAAGGGTTTGATACATCCGGCTATTTTTACCTACAAGGTATCGCATTATTTTTGATTGAAAAAGGCCACAGCACAATCGAAGTGAATACAACAACATACGAGCTTGAAAAAGGCTGTATTTTTGTTGCATTCCCCGGGCAAATCATTCATGTCATTCAAACAAGCGATGATATAAAACCGTTATGTATCGCATGTTCTATAGACACGATGAACGATTTAATGTCACAAGTCAAAGACAGTTTGCAACTTTTTCAGGCCGCAAAGCAAGCGCCCATCCAGCAAAGGGACGGAGAAGATTTCGATCAAATAAAAAAATCTTTCAGGCATCTGCAAGAAAAAATCAAAGTTACAAAAAATAATCCATACCACTACCAAATTATCAAAAGCCTAGTCATTTCCATCGTCTTTGAATGCATGGACTTTGTAAAGCAAAAGAACTACGAACCGCAAGGATCCAACCGCAAGAAAGCTTTATTCAACGCTTTCTTGCAAAAAGTCGAAGAAGAACACCGCGAGCATCACAGCGTCAAACATTACGCCGACGAACTTTTCGTCACCCCAAAATATCTTTCTACAGTCGTTGAAGAAATGAGCGGCAAAGGCGCAAAGCAATGGATTGACGAATATATAGCCCTAGACGCAAAAGTTCTTTTGCAATCATCGCAAAAGGACATTCAAGAAATTTCCAACGAACTGAACTTTATTGACGTTGGCTTCTTCGGGAAATTTTTCAAACGTATGACAGGAATGACGCCCAAAGCCTTCCGCGAGAAAAAGGAATAA
- a CDS encoding ABC transporter ATP-binding protein, producing the protein MNISLKKISFSYSDSLDDAILKNLNLEIRSGECVVLAGESGCGKTTISKLINGLIPHYHSGTMDGDVLLGGKNTSDMTLADISRVVGSVFQNPRSQFFNIDTDCELAFGCENLGMDPEEIKQRVENVVQEFHLEHLLGRSIFNLSGGEKQKIACASVSATGPEIFVLDEPSANLDLKTIADLKEIVSRWKKAGKTVVIVEHRLYYLRDVADRICYVKDGQIAYEWTPAELEAKGPEYAASLGLRCMNLEMLNSVCHPGAEGDRDHYFSCSQLRRDYQPCDVIASEAKQSIAKSIVFTNLTFAYHKKHPILDIDRLELPCGQITALVGHNGAGKSTLAQVLCGLQGSWRQKRAACKRGTYLIMQDVNHQLFTESVLDEVLLGMKPQDENLALEILEGLNLKQYADNHPMALSGGQKQRVAIGSGISSGCDVVVFDEPTSGLDYRQMLAVSATLKKLATSGKTLLVITHDPEFILNSCQSVIRMERGKIVEQYPLLGNEERLIKTMVESFGTFLQ; encoded by the coding sequence ATGAACATTTCTCTAAAAAAAATTTCCTTCTCTTACTCTGATTCCCTTGACGATGCGATTCTCAAGAATTTGAATCTGGAAATTCGTTCGGGCGAATGCGTTGTGCTGGCGGGTGAATCGGGATGCGGAAAGACGACGATTTCAAAACTCATTAACGGTTTGATTCCGCATTACCATTCGGGAACGATGGATGGCGATGTGTTGCTCGGTGGCAAGAATACCTCCGATATGACGCTAGCCGATATTTCACGAGTTGTGGGTTCCGTTTTTCAGAATCCGCGTTCGCAGTTTTTCAACATTGATACGGATTGCGAACTTGCTTTTGGCTGCGAAAATTTGGGAATGGATCCCGAAGAAATCAAACAGCGCGTGGAGAATGTTGTTCAGGAATTTCATTTAGAGCATTTGCTTGGCCGTAGCATCTTTAACCTTTCGGGTGGCGAAAAACAGAAAATCGCGTGTGCGTCTGTTTCGGCGACAGGACCTGAAATTTTTGTGCTGGATGAACCTTCTGCAAATCTGGATCTCAAGACGATTGCGGATTTGAAGGAAATTGTTTCGCGATGGAAAAAGGCGGGGAAGACGGTCGTTATCGTGGAGCATCGCCTTTACTATTTGCGTGATGTCGCCGACAGAATTTGTTATGTGAAGGATGGGCAAATTGCGTACGAATGGACTCCCGCAGAACTTGAAGCCAAAGGCCCGGAATATGCGGCAAGCCTCGGACTGCGCTGCATGAATTTGGAAATGTTGAATTCAGTCTGTCATCCTGGAGCCGAAGGCGATAGGGACCATTATTTCTCGTGTTCACAATTGCGACGGGATTACCAGCCTTGTGACGTCATTGCGAGCGAAGCGAAGCAATCCATAGCGAAATCCATTGTCTTTACGAACCTGACATTTGCGTATCACAAAAAGCATCCAATTCTCGATATTGACCGTCTTGAACTCCCATGTGGACAAATTACGGCACTGGTTGGCCATAATGGTGCGGGCAAATCGACGCTTGCCCAAGTGCTGTGCGGCTTGCAGGGCTCTTGGCGTCAAAAACGAGCAGCTTGCAAGCGTGGCACATACTTGATTATGCAAGATGTGAACCATCAGCTTTTCACCGAAAGTGTCTTGGACGAAGTCTTGCTCGGCATGAAACCGCAAGACGAGAACTTGGCGCTTGAAATTCTTGAAGGCCTCAATCTCAAGCAATATGCGGACAATCATCCGATGGCTCTTTCGGGCGGGCAAAAACAGCGTGTCGCTATCGGCAGCGGAATTTCGAGCGGGTGCGATGTCGTTGTCTTTGATGAACCCACAAGCGGTCTTGACTATCGGCAAATGCTTGCTGTTTCTGCAACGCTTAAAAAGCTTGCCACCAGCGGAAAAACGCTACTCGTGATTACGCACGACCCCGAATTTATATTGAACAGTTGCCAATCCGTGATTCGCATGGAACGCGGGAAAATCGTGGAACAGTATCCGCTGTTAGGGAATGAAGAACGACTTATCAAGACGATGGTTGAAAGTTTTGGGACTTTTTTACAATAA